One stretch of Astatotilapia calliptera chromosome 3, fAstCal1.2, whole genome shotgun sequence DNA includes these proteins:
- the prr12a gene encoding proline-rich protein 12, protein MDRNYPGTGFGDLGAGAGWSYERTAKASLVYGSSRSSHPESELLHRQAYATPHPLQGYATNHHPGSSGQGGAWGAAGRSLGLSGLFDTGLHHASPSAPDASVMNLISALESRGPQPPPSASSLLSQFRTPSWQTAMHTPAPPELFISGALPGSGSFPSSSALSAYQHPASFSSRSFPGASLSLQDTPTFSPTSNGLLSPHDPLIHIKAPSQSSLGFDRLLSSQGAAAAAYRGSQDPTGATSAQASSARHLQSHQFNLLSSQLQDQSSQLYNPSVFPSAQPQPQSQSQSNSAQERAVPRQDSVIKHYQRPTPAQSQLSSSAAHSLQHYLGCSGPGYQQIATHHRHAGLSCSPLGDQSPSSDHKPTSRTEQYRSINQPPYSSSSSSSSSSSAGKGTKSSSSSGYSSGSSASSSRTPHTPPSASSTSSSSSSSSATSGAHPSNSIPTSTSSAAPSRQQPPPQPAPPPPAPQQQPPATSTSAPQSLPKSCLSGYGSPVPPVKTPTSALTGQTPPQQQTQSYSPNQPPTSHLAQSYGGFSSPQAQDLSSGTGGKGYGSLGGRSQSYSTDLYGTDSAYGSLPSSLGGAGSPSLGYGAPGHSPALLRSSGSSGSGASGGGSSSGTGSGNSGSGGGAGNGLTNERGGGGSGGASYHIPDSSPSPSGNSGIIRPGLHSPVPNCPTQSPGGPGSNKYISSVLSPTFLASPQGFPDTRGPSSQPQSYHSTSSKTKADTSMLGVGSQRSQEEVDDDDEFLIQHLLQAQASPAPQAAHHHPQQQPQQTSQQTQPQPQSVPPTTDSGKGMSYDMSKTPEERYHPQSVIRTHSATTTAGVGNAGSGGSISGLDSQLEMSLKKQQQQHQQHHHQQQQQQRNERSVGSSRSSGGRGSAEQVHSHLHHHDNLGSVVHYGRGDPYTQHSLAPQHSSHTQHVSSHSQIPPHTQMELQKKPQERAEIPYPRKTPEIQQQHSQSQAAASLMDSPTDQSRQPPHLLQSVLSHTTRNKMEPHPQHHKMDSHRQHQQHHKMDSHPQHQQHQKMDSHQHQQHHKIDSHSQHQQHHKMDSLPQQQQHSISQQQAVMDNTGGRLGSSKHQPQSQSQATQLQLQLQSQALEVAAAHYNHGPPPHQHEQSQVKQSSVVSSLDMLERSLSQTSSTDVAVAEDRRGGPGSAGRSGASGERHRQQQQEQQRQHAPHHQPPQTHHSQQHSASELHSFLTEPDIGLSTPSHMHHLSQHHAQQQQHPSSQHQQTHSHHPHTQPHPQQPPHPHHIPPPSASALSQPQPDPQQPLSAQLTPQQSQLDQQRSEQHQFDTVSPVEKADQNQQSNRFVPLTSICFPDSLLQDEDRSFFPGMEDMFCAEDYKSSCAGGAGPGQEEMNESHTGQEGMDALKAGQSAGGAGGSSGPSYDIMGHHGGDQGYEPYCHGLDEPSNNTMTLDLDSLKTHELPSTVNTEQLGLIQSQAPAMGMTSNTAGPNNSGAKMSSGPGGTNAGPGSGGLQSPIFCSSRPKKLLKSSSFHLLKERRDPNTLPKKSYAQEYEFEDDEDKADQPADIRLNSRRLPDLLPDLVSSCRKGGGGSGSLSPLMGDIDFYHSSGYSTMGSHTLLPPEGPKKRGRKPTRPKREGPPRPRGRPRIRPMPEPYTPRGMMGEMGGMTVGGGFSVEGRGRGRGRGSRGRGGRREDMYIEMSGKEPDQMHHHHLHQQQQPPQQLHHQPQQQQQQQHEPIPPLKIKLPIGTLSSSDALLRTDSLSGTDPALSDGSVGSAPSLGLSPGPPCSTESTRSQDKIKHKSQMMGEGVDDEGLEERGDEKDSESKAGFVASFLDFLKTGKRHPGLDISPGMEPDNGETSPCKSGGLRSLSPAPPPPPPPPPFGDGEGNGGLALGNCPSPKRLEDELKRNLETLPSFSSDEEDSVGKNQDLQKSISSAISALYDTPQLTSNIQPPLPPPQSQNQPSQGPLTPAMQPPTLSPQPAMHTPHTQPQSNEPDVLQPEDVDMNENKEEEEEEEEENEEERSTGGDEESDMTEEPQLETLGAPKLDAPLPEIPPEPTTPEPPSVPPSPASSSSPSHSPLPPLSLPSPLPPAEEQQEQEDSQPPSPVAPTPPSPPPAPPTLATIPQPATPPPPPPPASAPTPAPVSPPPSVAQKESPMPSPESPASPEEPPAPKITSLHLAQKQEDAAIVGESEEDESESGGEGIFRERDEFVVRVEDIRTLKLALQTGREPPPIWRVQKALLQKFSPEIKDGQRQFCATSNYLGYFGDAKRRYQRIYVKFLENVNKKDYVRVCSRRPWRRATPALRRQSLPRMASPPATQVPSRVVEKEERVAPPVQREQKEKTRTATTTTTTTTKEPRERKELSAAVTKAEEKEKNRDTEKEREKEKRVQSQQEKAEKRAAERGRTKEDRKVVERKEKEKAERPPKSKPAKVKAEPPPKKRKKWLKEVPSSSDSDSSDEAASENEMPVKGGVNNRAMREMFRSYVEMLVSTALDPDMIQALEDTDDELYLPPMRKIDSILSEQKRRLLRRVSMSSQHQEVLHAYPQIIVDPLDSGVVRVRLSGDAYNRKTLNRVKKTLPKPQDLKLSAESYRIYSLYHSLHHYKYHTFLQCKKETNTIEQAAEDPGQEEVVQQCMANQNWLDSLFSSFIELLTLSTKA, encoded by the exons TCTTGTATATGGGAGTTCCAGATCATCCCACCCTGAGTCTGAGCTCCTTCACCGGCAAGCTTACGCCACCCCTCACCCTCTGCAGGGCTATGCCACCAATCACCACCCAGGGAGCTCTGGCCAAGGCGGAGCTTGGGGAGCAGCTGGACGGAGTTTGG GTTTGTCTGGGCTGTTTGATACTGGCCTCCACCACGCCAGCCCCTCTGCTCCCGATGCCTCTGTCATGAATCTGATCTCAGCCCTGGAGTCCCGGGGTCCCCAGCCTCCGCCCTCTGCCTCCTCCCTACTATCCCAGTTCCGCACGCCATCCTGGCAAACAG CGATGCACACGCCTGCTCCTCCTGAACTATTCATCTCGGGAGCCCTTCCTGGCTCTGGCTCTTTTCCCTCCTCCTCAGCTCTATCAGCCTATCAGCATCCGGCTTCCTTCTCCAGCCGTTCATTCCCTGGTGCCTCCCTTTCCCTCCAGGACACACCCACTTTCAGTCCAACATCCAATGGTCTGCTCTCCCCACATGACCCCCTAATACACATAAAAGccccatctcagtcaagtctgGGATTTGATAGACTCCTGTCCTCACAgggtgctgctgcagctgcttacAGGGGCAGTCAGGATCCCACAGGTGCCACATCAGCCCAAGCGTCCTCTGCCAGGCACCTGCAGTCACACCAGTTCAACTTGCTGTCGTCACAGCTACAGGATCAGTCCTCCCAGCTGTATAATCCGTCAGTCTTTCCCTCAGCCCAGCCCCAGCCTCAGTCTCAGTCCCAGTCTAACTCTGCTCAGGAGAGGGCCGTGCCTCGGCAGGACAGCGTTATCAAACACTACCAGCGCCCCACGCCAGCTCAGTCGCAGCTCTCGTCCTCTGCTGCCCACTCTCTTCAGCACTACCTCGGCTGTTCAGGGCCTGGGTACCAGCAGATCGCCACCCATCACAGGCATGCCGGACTTTCTTGCAGTCCGTTGGGAGACCAGAGCCCCTCATCTGACCACAAGCCCACCTCCCGCACTGAGCAGTATCGGTCAATTAATCAGCCTCCctattcctcctcttcctcctcctcctcttcctcctcagctgGGAAAGGTACCAAAAGCAGCTCAAGCAGTGGCTATTCTTCTGGCAGTTCTGCATCATCTTCCAGAACTCCTCACACTCCCCCTTCGGCTTCatccacctcctcttcctcctcttcctcttctgccACCTCTGGGGCTCATCCTTCCAACTCGATTCCCACCTCCACTTCCAGTGCAGCCCCTTCCAGGCAACAGCCACCCCCTCAGCCAGCTCCGCCTCCTCCAGCCCCTCAGCAGCAGCCTCCTGCCACCTCTACATCAGCTCCCCAATCTCTTCCAAAATCCTGCCTCTCAGGCTATGGCTCTCCTGTCCCCCCAGTGAAGACCCCCACATCTGCTCTAACTGGTCAGACCCCACCGCAGCaacaaacacagtcatattcccCTAATCAACCCCCCACATCTCACCTGGCTCAGTCCTACGGAGGCTTTAGTTCACCACAAGCTCAAGACTTGAGCTCAGGTACTGGAGGGAAAGGCTATGGAAGTCTGGGAGGACGAAGCCAGTCTTATTCCACTGATCTATATGGAACTGACTCTGCTTATGGATCACTTCCATCCTCTCTGGGTGGAGCTGGAAGCCCATCGCTAGGCTATGGAGCCCCAGGCCACTCACCTGCCCTTCTAAGGTCAAGTGGTTCGTCAGGCAGTGGAGCATCTGGGGGAGGAAGCAGCAGTGGCACAGGAAGTGGAAACTCTGGGTCAGGGGGAGGAGCAGGAAATGGTCTCACCAAtgagagaggtggaggaggtagTGGAGGTGCGTCTTACCATATCCCAGACTCCAGCCCCTCTCCATCAGGCAACTCTGGCATCATCCGTCCAGGGTTGCACTCACCAGTACCCAACTGCCCTACTCAATCTCCAGGAGGACCAGgctcaaataaatacatttcctcAGTTCTCTCCCCGACTTTCTTAGCCTCCCCACAAGGCTTCCCTGACACCAGAGGTCCCAGCTCCCAACCTCAGTCGTATCACTCCACCTCCTCCAAGACGAAGGCGGACACTTCTATGCTAGGCGTGGGTTCTCAGAGATCTCAAGAGGAAGTAGATGACGATGATGAGTTCTTGATCCAACATCTGTTGCAAGCCCAAGCGAGCCCTGCTCCTCAGGCTGCTCATCACCATCCTCAACAACAGCCCCAGCAGACATCTCAACAAACACAGCCTCAGCCCCAGTCAGTGCCCCCAACCACTGATTCAGGCAAAGGGATGAGCTATGACATGAGTAAGACTCCTGAGGAGAGGTACCACCCTCAGAGTGTCATACGTACCCACAGTGCCACAACCACTGCTGGAGTAGGAAATGCAGGTTCTGGAGGGTCCATCTCAGGGCTGGATAGCCAGCTGGAGATGTCACTGaagaaacaacagcagcaacatcaACAACACCACcatcaacagcagcagcagcaaaggaACGAGCGCTCCGTGggaagcagcaggagcagcggTGGGAGAGGCAGCGCTGAACAAGTACACTCCCACCTCCATCACCATGATAACTTAGGCTCCGTAGTCCACTATGGCCGGGGCGACCCATACACTCAGCACTCCCTCGCTCCCCAGCACTCCTCACACACTCAACATGTGTCCTCACACTCGCAGATACCACCACACACCCAAATGGAGCTCCAGAAGAAGCCACAGGAGCGTGCAGAAATCCCTTATCCACGGAAAACACCTGAGATCCAACAGCAGCATTCCCAGTCTCAAGCTGCTGCGTCCCTGATGGACTCTCCCACCGATCAGTCTCGTCAGCCACCACATCTGCTCCAGTCGGTGTTGTCTCACACCACCCGCAACAAGATGGAGCCCCATCCACAGCACCACAAGATGGACTCTCATCGGCAACACCAACAGCATCACAAAATGGACTCCCATCCTCAGCACCAACAGCACCAGAAGATGGACTCCCACCAACATCAGCAGCACCACAAAATTGACTCTCATTCacagcatcagcagcaccataAAATGGACTCTCtcccccagcagcagcagcactctaTTAGCCAACAACAAGCTGTAATGGATAATACTGGTGGGAGACTTGGCTCGAGTAAACACCAGCCTCAGTCTCAGTCCCAAGCCACCCAGCTCCAGCTTCAGCTGCAGTCCCAAGCTTTGGAGGTAGCAGCGGCTCACTACAACCACGGGCCCCCGCCACATCAGCACGAGCAGAGCCAGGTCAAACAAAGCTCTGTGGTCTCTTCCCTGGACATGCTGGAGCGCTCCCTCTCCCAAACCTCCAGCACAGACGTCGCAGTTGCAGAAGACAGACGTGGCGGACCGGGCAGCGCAGGAAGGAGCGGAGCGAGTGGCGAGCGCCACCGACAACAGCAGCAagagcagcagaggcagcatgCGCCCCACCATCAGCCTCCCCAAACCCACCACTCGCAGCAGCATTCAGCCTCTGAACTCCACTCCTTCCTTACGGAGCCTGACATCGGCTTATCGACCCCGTCTCACATGCATCACCTTTCCCAGCACCacgcgcagcagcagcagcatccgtCCTCGCAACACCAACAAACCCACTCTCACCACCCACATACACAGCCCCACCCTCAGCAGCCTCCTCACCCTCATCATATACCCCCACCTTCTGCTTCGGCCCTCTCGCAGCCTCAGCCTGACCCACAGCAGCCGCTCTCAGCCCAGCTCACCCCTCAGCAGAGCCAGCTGGACCAGCAGCGCTCAGAACAGCACCAGTTTGACACGGTCAGCCCCGTGGAGAAAGCAGACCAGAATCAGCAAAGTAACCGCTTTGTACCCTTAACGTCTATCTGCTTCCCAGACTCCCTGCTTCAGGATGAAGACCGCTCCTTTTTTCCAGGAATGGAGGACATGTTTTGCGCAGAGGACTACAAGTCTAGCTGTGCTGGTGGTGCAGGACCAGGGCAGGAAGAGATGAATGAAAGCCACACCGGGCAAGAAGGAATGGATGCACTGAAAGCGGGACAGAGTGCAGGTGGAGCAGGGGGAAGCAGTGGCCCAAGTTATGACATAATGGGTCATCATGGTGGAGACCAGGGTTATGAACCTTACTGTCATGGCTTGGATGAACCTTCCAACAACACCATGACCCTGGATCTAGACTCCCTTAAAACACATGAGCTGCCTTCAACTGTCAACACTGAGCAGCTAGGTTTGATACAGTCACAGGCCCCAGCGATGGGTATGACCTCCAATACAGCTGGTCCCAACAATTCTGGAGCTAAAATGTCCTCAGGGCCTGGAGGAACTAACGCGGGACCTGGTTCTGGAGGTCTCCAGTCTCCCATTTTTTGCTCATCTCGTCCCAAGAAGCTCCTTAAGTCTAGCTCTTTCCACCTGTTAAAGGAGCGCAGGGACCCCAACACACTGCCTAAGAAAAGTTATGCTCAAGAGTACGAGTTTGAAGACGATGAGGATAAAGCCGATCAGCCAGCTGACATCCGGCTGAATAGCCGGAGACTCCCGGACTTGTTGCCGGATTTGGTGTCCAGCTgcagaaaaggaggaggaggaagtggcTCTCTCAGCCCTTTAATGGGTGACATTGATTTCTACCACTCCTCTGGCTACTCGACTATGGGTTCACACACACTCCTGCCTCCAGAAGGACCCAAGAAGAGAGGCCGAAAGCCCACTAGGCCCAAAAGAGAGGGTCCTCCAAGGCCAAGAGGGAGACCCCGCATCCGTCCTATGCCTGAGCCGTACACTCCAAGAGGGATGATGGGGGAGATGGGTGGAATGACAGTAGGAGGGGGATTCAGCGTAGAGGGGCGAGGGAGGGGTAGGGGCCGTGGAAGCcgaggcagaggaggaagaagggagGATATGTATATAGAAATGAGCGGGAAGGAGCCGGATCAGATGCACCACCATCAcctccatcagcagcagcagccgccaCAGCAGCTCCATCAccagccacagcagcagcaacagcagcagcatgagCCAATTCCACCTCTCAAG atcaAGTTACCCATTGGTACTCTGTCCTCCTCTGATGCTTTGCTGAGGACAGATTCTCTGTCTGGCACGGACCCTGCTTTGTCAGACGGCTCAGTTGGCTCTGCTCCCTCACTTGGTTTAAgtcccggacctccctgcagcACTGAAAGCACCAGAAGTCAGGACAAGATCAAACATAAAAGCCAGATGATGGGTGAAGGAGTGGATGACGAGGGGCTGGAGGAAAGG gGGGATGAGAAGGACTCTGAGTCCAAGGCTGGTTTTGTTGCTTCATTTCTGGATTTCCTGAAAACGGGAAAGAGACATCCAGGCTTGGACATCTCACCGGGAATGGAACCTGACAATGGTGAAACTTCACCCTGTAAATCAGGAGGACTACGCTCACTGTCTCCTgcaccacctccaccaccaccaccgcccCCATTCGGGGATGGTGAAGGTAATGGAGGTCTGGCTTTGGGCAACTGCCCCAGCCCCAAGCGTTTAGAAGATGAGCTAAAGAGGAATCTGGAGACTTTGCCCTCTTTCTCCTCCGATGAGGAGGACTCAGTGGGAAAGAACCAGGACCTCCAGAAGAGCATCTCCTCAGCAATTTCTGCTTTGTATGACACTCCTCAGCTGACATCAAACATCCAGCCCCCGCTACCGCCTCCCCAGTCTCAAAATCAACCAAGTCAAGGCCCTCTTACACCCGCAATGCAGCCCCCGACGCTTAGCCCACAGCCTGCCATGCACACCCCCCACACCCAGCCCCAATCCAACGAACCAGATGTCCTTCAGCCAGAAGATGTAGACATGAATGAGAataaggaggaagaagaggaggaggaggaagagaatgaAGAGGAGAGAAGCACCGGTGGCGATGAAGAGAGTGATATGACGGAGGAACCACAGCTGGAGACCCTGGGTGCACCAAAGCTTGATG CTCCTCTCCCTGAGATTCCTCCAGAACCCACAACTCCTGAACCTCCCTCTGTTCCTCCATCTCCTGCTTCATCCTCGTCTCCTTCTcactctcccctccctcctctctcgcTCCCCTCACCCCTGCCTCCAGCAGAAGAACAACAAGAGCAGGAGGACTCCCAGCCTCCGAGCCCTGTCGCTCCCACACCTCCTTCCCCCCCACCTGCACCTCCCACACTGGCTACTATCCCACAGCCTgccacccctcctcctccccctcctcctgctTCAGCCCCTACTCCAGCTCCAGTCTCCCCTCCTCCTTCTGTAGCTCAGAAGGAGTCTCCCATGCCATCTCCCGAGTCCCCCGCCTCTCCAGAAGAGCCCCCAGCTCCTAAGATCACCTCGCTGCATCTTGCTCAAAAGCAAGAAgatgctgccattgttggagaGAGCGAGGAGGATGAGAGTGAGAGTGGAGGGGAGGGCATCTTTAGAGAAAGGGATGAGTTTGTGGTGCGTGTGGAGGACATTCGAACACTCAAG CTGGCCCTGCAGACTGGCCGTGAGCCTCCACCCATCTGGAGGGTGCAGAAAGCCCTGCTGCAGAAGTTCAGCCCAGAGATCAAAGATGGGCAGAGACAGTTCTGTGCCACAAGCAAT TATCTTGGATACTTTGGAGATGCTAAGAGGCGCTATCAGCGAATATATGTCAAGTTTCTGGAGAATGTCAACAAAAAGGACTATGTCAGAGTGTGCTCCAGGAGACCGTGGCGCAGAGCCACACCTGCTCTCAG ACGTCAGTCCCTCCCCAGAATGGCGTCCCCTCCTGCCACTCAGGTGCCATCAAGAGTAgtggagaaagaggagagagTGGCTCCACCAGTCCAGCgtgaacagaaagaaaaaacaagaacggCGACCACAACAACCACGACGACGACAAAAGAACCACGAGAGAGGAAAGAGCTCTCAGCTGCTGTGACTAAAGctgaggagaaggagaaaaaccgggacacagagaaagagagggaaaaggaGAAGCGGGTGCAGTCGCAGCAGGAGAAAGCGGAGAAACGTGCAGCGGAGCGAGGTAGGACgaaggaagacaggaaagtggtggagaggaaggagaaggaAAAGGCCGAGCGACCACCCAAGTCCAAGCCAGCCAAGGTGAAGGCAGAGCCGCCGcccaagaagaggaagaagtggCTGAAGGAAGTACCTTCATCATCTGACTCAGACTCATCGGACGAGGCAGCTAGCGAAAATGAAA TGCCAGTGAAAGGTGGAGTGAACAACCGTGCCATGAGGGAGATGTTCAGGAGTTACGTGGAGATGCTGGTGAGCACGGCCCTGGACCCTGACATGATCCAAGCTCTGGAGGACACAGACG ATGAGCTCTACCTCCCTCCGATGAGGAAGATTGACAGCATCCTTAGCGAACAGAAGAGGAGGTTGTTGAGGAGAGTCAGCATGAGCTCTCAACACCAG GAGGTCCTGCATGCTTACCCCCAGATAATTGTAGACCCCCTGGATTCAGGAGTGGTGAGGGTCCGGCTAAGCGGTGATGCTTACAACCGCAAGACCCTCAACAGAGTCAAGAAGACCCTGCCTAAACCACAG GACCTTAAATTGTCAGCTGAGTCTTATCGGATCTACAGTCTCTACCACTCCCTGCATCATTATAAATACCACACCTTCTTACAGTGCAAGAAAGAG ACCAACACCATTGAGCAGGCAGCTGAGGACCCGGGCCAAGAGGAAGTGGTGCAGCAGTGCATGGCCAACCAGAACTGGCTGGACAGCCTCTTCAGCTCCTTCATCGAGCTGCTCACGCTCAGCACCAAAGCCTGA